The Streptomyces sp. NBC_00670 genome window below encodes:
- a CDS encoding small hydrophobic protein codes for MAGFGHSSRTHPRSRGRMGSRSGPDRATLGIVGLICAIAGFFVLGIVLGPVAMICGWLAMGRSWAGSRPVPALVALVLGAIDTLLAIIWIAGAAGPGGGLF; via the coding sequence ATGGCGGGCTTCGGACACAGTTCGCGTACGCACCCTCGCTCACGGGGCCGGATGGGGTCCCGGAGCGGGCCGGATCGCGCGACGCTCGGCATCGTCGGACTGATCTGTGCGATCGCCGGATTCTTCGTGCTGGGGATCGTCCTCGGCCCGGTGGCCATGATCTGCGGCTGGCTCGCCATGGGGCGCAGCTGGGCGGGGTCCCGGCCGGTGCCGGCACTTGTCGCCCTCGTGCTGGGCGCGATTGACACGCTGCTCGCGATCATCTGGATCGCGGGAGCGGCGGGGCCGGGGGGCGGGCTGTTCTGA